One window from the genome of Oryctolagus cuniculus chromosome 1, mOryCun1.1, whole genome shotgun sequence encodes:
- the TNNT3 gene encoding troponin T, fast skeletal muscle isoform X11: MELQALIDSHFEARKKEEEELVALKERIEKRRAERAEQQRIRAEKERERQNRLAEEKARREEEDAKRRAEEDLKKKKALSSMGANYSSYLAKADQKRGKKQTAREMKKKILAERRKPLNIDHLSDEKLRDKAKELWDTLYQLETDKFEFGEKLKRQKYDITNLRSRIDQAQKHSKKAGTTAKGKVGGRWK, encoded by the exons ATGGAGCTGCAGGCGCTCATCGACAGCCACTTCGAGGCCcgcaagaaggaggaggaggagctggtggcCCTCAAGGAGAGGATC GAGAAGCGCCGGGCCGAGAGAGCGGAGCAGCAGAGGATCCGGGCCGAGAAGGAGCGGGAGCGGCAGAACAGACTGGCG GAGGAGAAGGCccggagggaggaggaggacgcTAAGAGGAGGGCCGAGGAGGacctgaagaagaagaaggcgcTGTCCTCCATGGGCGCCAACTACAGCAGCTACCTGGCCAAG GCCGACCAGAAGAGAGGCAAGAAGCAGACGGCCCGAGAGATgaagaagaagatcctggccgAGAGGCGCAAGCCGCTAAACATCGACCACCTGAGCGACGAGAAGCTGAG ggacaAGGCCAAGGAGCTCTGGGACACCCTGTACCAGCTCGAGACCGACAAGTTCGAGTTTGGGGAGAAGCTGAAACGCCAGAAATACGAC ATCACCAACCTTAGGAGCCGCATCGACCAGGCCCAGAAGCA CAGCAagaaggctggcaccacggccAAGGGCAAGGTCGGCGGGCGCTGGAAGTGA
- the TNNT3 gene encoding troponin T, fast skeletal muscle isoform X9, which produces MSQVRDTGLLVPILTAPKIPEGEKVDFDDIQKKRQNKDLMELQALIDSHFEARKKEEEELVALKERIEKRRAERAEQQRIRAEKERERQNRLAEEKARREEEDAKRRAEEDLKKKKALSSMGANYSSYLAKADQKRGKKQTAREMKKKILAERRKPLNIDHLSDEKLRDKAKELWDTLYQLETDKFEFGEKLKRQKYDITNLRSRIDQAQKHSKKAGTTAKGKVGGRWK; this is translated from the exons ATGAGCCAGGTACGAGACACAGGACTTCTGGTCCCCAT ACTCACTGCTCCTAAGATCCCGGAAGGAGAGAAAGTAGACTTCGAT GACATCCAGAAGAAGCGGCAGAACAAGGACCTCATGGAGCTGCAGGCGCTCATCGACAGCCACTTCGAGGCCcgcaagaaggaggaggaggagctggtggcCCTCAAGGAGAGGATC GAGAAGCGCCGGGCCGAGAGAGCGGAGCAGCAGAGGATCCGGGCCGAGAAGGAGCGGGAGCGGCAGAACAGACTGGCG GAGGAGAAGGCccggagggaggaggaggacgcTAAGAGGAGGGCCGAGGAGGacctgaagaagaagaaggcgcTGTCCTCCATGGGCGCCAACTACAGCAGCTACCTGGCCAAG GCCGACCAGAAGAGAGGCAAGAAGCAGACGGCCCGAGAGATgaagaagaagatcctggccgAGAGGCGCAAGCCGCTAAACATCGACCACCTGAGCGACGAGAAGCTGAG ggacaAGGCCAAGGAGCTCTGGGACACCCTGTACCAGCTCGAGACCGACAAGTTCGAGTTTGGGGAGAAGCTGAAACGCCAGAAATACGAC ATCACCAACCTTAGGAGCCGCATCGACCAGGCCCAGAAGCA CAGCAagaaggctggcaccacggccAAGGGCAAGGTCGGCGGGCGCTGGAAGTGA
- the TNNT3 gene encoding troponin T, fast skeletal muscle isoform X6 → MSDEEVEHVEEQYEEEEEAQEEEEVHEEEKPRPKLTAPKIPEGEKVDFDDIQKKRQNKDLMELQALIDSHFEARKKEEEELVALKERIEKRRAERAEQQRIRAEKERERQNRLAEEKARREEEDAKRRAEEDLKKKKALSSMGANYSSYLAKADQKRGKKQTAREMKKKILAERRKPLNIDHLSDEKLRDKAKELWDTLYQLETDKFEFGEKLKRQKYDITNLRSRIDQAQKHSKKAGTTAKGKVGGRWK, encoded by the exons AAGAGGCCCAGGAGGAAG AGGAAGTCCACGAAG AAGAGAAGCCAAGACCCAA ACTCACTGCTCCTAAGATCCCGGAAGGAGAGAAAGTAGACTTCGAT GACATCCAGAAGAAGCGGCAGAACAAGGACCTCATGGAGCTGCAGGCGCTCATCGACAGCCACTTCGAGGCCcgcaagaaggaggaggaggagctggtggcCCTCAAGGAGAGGATC GAGAAGCGCCGGGCCGAGAGAGCGGAGCAGCAGAGGATCCGGGCCGAGAAGGAGCGGGAGCGGCAGAACAGACTGGCG GAGGAGAAGGCccggagggaggaggaggacgcTAAGAGGAGGGCCGAGGAGGacctgaagaagaagaaggcgcTGTCCTCCATGGGCGCCAACTACAGCAGCTACCTGGCCAAG GCCGACCAGAAGAGAGGCAAGAAGCAGACGGCCCGAGAGATgaagaagaagatcctggccgAGAGGCGCAAGCCGCTAAACATCGACCACCTGAGCGACGAGAAGCTGAG ggacaAGGCCAAGGAGCTCTGGGACACCCTGTACCAGCTCGAGACCGACAAGTTCGAGTTTGGGGAGAAGCTGAAACGCCAGAAATACGAC ATCACCAACCTTAGGAGCCGCATCGACCAGGCCCAGAAGCA CAGCAagaaggctggcaccacggccAAGGGCAAGGTCGGCGGGCGCTGGAAGTGA
- the MRPL23 gene encoding large ribosomal subunit protein uL23m isoform X2, with amino-acid sequence MEMTRVDLRNYLQSIYKVPVAAVRTRVQHGSNRKRDHRNVRLKKPDYKVAYVQLAHGQRFTFPDLFPVKEQGPQDGPEDARHHLLQAERQRLSADPRRGGVPGWFSL; translated from the exons ATGGA GATGACCAGGGTGGACCTCAGGAACTACCTGCAGAGCATCTACAAGGTGCCGGTGGCCGCCGTGCGGACGCGGGTGCAGCACG GCTCCAACAGGAAGAGAGACCACAGGAACGTGCGGCTGAAGAAGCCGGACTACAAGGTGGCCTACGTGCAGCTG GCCCACGGACAGCGCTTCACCTTTCCCGACCTGTTCCCCGTGAAggagcagggcccccaggacGGCCCTGAGGACGCCCGGCACCACCTCCTGCAGGCCGAGCGGCAGCGGCTGAGCGCCGACCCCCGGCGTGGTGGGGTTCCCGGCTGGTTCAGCCTGTGA
- the TNNT3 gene encoding troponin T, fast skeletal muscle isoform X7 yields the protein MSDEEVEHVEEQYEEEEEAQEEEEVHEEEKPRPKLTAPKIPEGEKVDFDDIQKKRQNKDLMELQALIDSHFEARKKEEEELVALKERIEKRRAERAEQQRIRAEKERERQNRLAEEKARREEEDAKRRAEEDLKKKKALSSMGANYSSYLAKADQKRGKKQTAREMKKKILAERRKPLNIDHLSDEKLRDKAKELWDTLYQLETDKFEFGEKLKRQKYDIMNVRARVEMLAKFSKKAGTTAKGKVGGRWK from the exons AAGAGGCCCAGGAGGAAG AGGAAGTCCACGAAG AAGAGAAGCCAAGACCCAA ACTCACTGCTCCTAAGATCCCGGAAGGAGAGAAAGTAGACTTCGAT GACATCCAGAAGAAGCGGCAGAACAAGGACCTCATGGAGCTGCAGGCGCTCATCGACAGCCACTTCGAGGCCcgcaagaaggaggaggaggagctggtggcCCTCAAGGAGAGGATC GAGAAGCGCCGGGCCGAGAGAGCGGAGCAGCAGAGGATCCGGGCCGAGAAGGAGCGGGAGCGGCAGAACAGACTGGCG GAGGAGAAGGCccggagggaggaggaggacgcTAAGAGGAGGGCCGAGGAGGacctgaagaagaagaaggcgcTGTCCTCCATGGGCGCCAACTACAGCAGCTACCTGGCCAAG GCCGACCAGAAGAGAGGCAAGAAGCAGACGGCCCGAGAGATgaagaagaagatcctggccgAGAGGCGCAAGCCGCTAAACATCGACCACCTGAGCGACGAGAAGCTGAG ggacaAGGCCAAGGAGCTCTGGGACACCCTGTACCAGCTCGAGACCGACAAGTTCGAGTTTGGGGAGAAGCTGAAACGCCAGAAATACGAC ATCATGAATGTCCGGGCCAGGGTGGAGATGCTGGCCAAGTT CAGCAagaaggctggcaccacggccAAGGGCAAGGTCGGCGGGCGCTGGAAGTGA
- the TNNT3 gene encoding troponin T, fast skeletal muscle isoform X10 — protein sequence MSQVRDTGLLVPILTAPKIPEGEKVDFDDIQKKRQNKDLMELQALIDSHFEARKKEEEELVALKERIEKRRAERAEQQRIRAEKERERQNRLAEEKARREEEDAKRRAEEDLKKKKALSSMGANYSSYLAKADQKRGKKQTAREMKKKILAERRKPLNIDHLSDEKLRDKAKELWDTLYQLETDKFEFGEKLKRQKYDIMNVRARVEMLAKFSKKAGTTAKGKVGGRWK from the exons ATGAGCCAGGTACGAGACACAGGACTTCTGGTCCCCAT ACTCACTGCTCCTAAGATCCCGGAAGGAGAGAAAGTAGACTTCGAT GACATCCAGAAGAAGCGGCAGAACAAGGACCTCATGGAGCTGCAGGCGCTCATCGACAGCCACTTCGAGGCCcgcaagaaggaggaggaggagctggtggcCCTCAAGGAGAGGATC GAGAAGCGCCGGGCCGAGAGAGCGGAGCAGCAGAGGATCCGGGCCGAGAAGGAGCGGGAGCGGCAGAACAGACTGGCG GAGGAGAAGGCccggagggaggaggaggacgcTAAGAGGAGGGCCGAGGAGGacctgaagaagaagaaggcgcTGTCCTCCATGGGCGCCAACTACAGCAGCTACCTGGCCAAG GCCGACCAGAAGAGAGGCAAGAAGCAGACGGCCCGAGAGATgaagaagaagatcctggccgAGAGGCGCAAGCCGCTAAACATCGACCACCTGAGCGACGAGAAGCTGAG ggacaAGGCCAAGGAGCTCTGGGACACCCTGTACCAGCTCGAGACCGACAAGTTCGAGTTTGGGGAGAAGCTGAAACGCCAGAAATACGAC ATCATGAATGTCCGGGCCAGGGTGGAGATGCTGGCCAAGTT CAGCAagaaggctggcaccacggccAAGGGCAAGGTCGGCGGGCGCTGGAAGTGA
- the TNNT3 gene encoding troponin T, fast skeletal muscle isoform X3 produces MSDEEVEHVEEEAQEEAPSPAEVHEPAPEVHVPEEVHEEEKPRPKLTAPKIPEGEKVDFDDIQKKRQNKDLMELQALIDSHFEARKKEEEELVALKERIEKRRAERAEQQRIRAEKERERQNRLAEEKARREEEDAKRRAEEDLKKKKALSSMGANYSSYLAKADQKRGKKQTAREMKKKILAERRKPLNIDHLSDEKLRDKAKELWDTLYQLETDKFEFGEKLKRQKYDITNLRSRIDQAQKHSKKAGTTAKGKVGGRWK; encoded by the exons AAGAGGCCCAGGAGGAAG ctcccagccctgcagaagTCCATGAGCCAG CCCCCGAAGTTCATGTACCAG AGGAAGTCCACGAAG AAGAGAAGCCAAGACCCAA ACTCACTGCTCCTAAGATCCCGGAAGGAGAGAAAGTAGACTTCGAT GACATCCAGAAGAAGCGGCAGAACAAGGACCTCATGGAGCTGCAGGCGCTCATCGACAGCCACTTCGAGGCCcgcaagaaggaggaggaggagctggtggcCCTCAAGGAGAGGATC GAGAAGCGCCGGGCCGAGAGAGCGGAGCAGCAGAGGATCCGGGCCGAGAAGGAGCGGGAGCGGCAGAACAGACTGGCG GAGGAGAAGGCccggagggaggaggaggacgcTAAGAGGAGGGCCGAGGAGGacctgaagaagaagaaggcgcTGTCCTCCATGGGCGCCAACTACAGCAGCTACCTGGCCAAG GCCGACCAGAAGAGAGGCAAGAAGCAGACGGCCCGAGAGATgaagaagaagatcctggccgAGAGGCGCAAGCCGCTAAACATCGACCACCTGAGCGACGAGAAGCTGAG ggacaAGGCCAAGGAGCTCTGGGACACCCTGTACCAGCTCGAGACCGACAAGTTCGAGTTTGGGGAGAAGCTGAAACGCCAGAAATACGAC ATCACCAACCTTAGGAGCCGCATCGACCAGGCCCAGAAGCA CAGCAagaaggctggcaccacggccAAGGGCAAGGTCGGCGGGCGCTGGAAGTGA
- the TNNT3 gene encoding troponin T, fast skeletal muscle isoform X4 has protein sequence MSDEEVEHVEEEAQEEAPSPAEVHEPAPEVHVPEEVHEEEKPRPKLTAPKIPEGEKVDFDDIQKKRQNKDLMELQALIDSHFEARKKEEEELVALKERIEKRRAERAEQQRIRAEKERERQNRLAEEKARREEEDAKRRAEEDLKKKKALSSMGANYSSYLAKADQKRGKKQTAREMKKKILAERRKPLNIDHLSDEKLRDKAKELWDTLYQLETDKFEFGEKLKRQKYDIMNVRARVEMLAKFSKKAGTTAKGKVGGRWK, from the exons AAGAGGCCCAGGAGGAAG ctcccagccctgcagaagTCCATGAGCCAG CCCCCGAAGTTCATGTACCAG AGGAAGTCCACGAAG AAGAGAAGCCAAGACCCAA ACTCACTGCTCCTAAGATCCCGGAAGGAGAGAAAGTAGACTTCGAT GACATCCAGAAGAAGCGGCAGAACAAGGACCTCATGGAGCTGCAGGCGCTCATCGACAGCCACTTCGAGGCCcgcaagaaggaggaggaggagctggtggcCCTCAAGGAGAGGATC GAGAAGCGCCGGGCCGAGAGAGCGGAGCAGCAGAGGATCCGGGCCGAGAAGGAGCGGGAGCGGCAGAACAGACTGGCG GAGGAGAAGGCccggagggaggaggaggacgcTAAGAGGAGGGCCGAGGAGGacctgaagaagaagaaggcgcTGTCCTCCATGGGCGCCAACTACAGCAGCTACCTGGCCAAG GCCGACCAGAAGAGAGGCAAGAAGCAGACGGCCCGAGAGATgaagaagaagatcctggccgAGAGGCGCAAGCCGCTAAACATCGACCACCTGAGCGACGAGAAGCTGAG ggacaAGGCCAAGGAGCTCTGGGACACCCTGTACCAGCTCGAGACCGACAAGTTCGAGTTTGGGGAGAAGCTGAAACGCCAGAAATACGAC ATCATGAATGTCCGGGCCAGGGTGGAGATGCTGGCCAAGTT CAGCAagaaggctggcaccacggccAAGGGCAAGGTCGGCGGGCGCTGGAAGTGA
- the TNNT3 gene encoding troponin T, fast skeletal muscle isoform X8 has protein sequence MSDEEVEHVEEEAQEEEEVHEEEKPRPKLTAPKIPEGEKVDFDDIQKKRQNKDLMELQALIDSHFEARKKEEEELVALKERIEKRRAERAEQQRIRAEKERERQNRLAEEKARREEEDAKRRAEEDLKKKKALSSMGANYSSYLAKADQKRGKKQTAREMKKKILAERRKPLNIDHLSDEKLRDKAKELWDTLYQLETDKFEFGEKLKRQKYDITNLRSRIDQAQKHSKKAGTTAKGKVGGRWK, from the exons AAGAGGCCCAGGAGGAAG AGGAAGTCCACGAAG AAGAGAAGCCAAGACCCAA ACTCACTGCTCCTAAGATCCCGGAAGGAGAGAAAGTAGACTTCGAT GACATCCAGAAGAAGCGGCAGAACAAGGACCTCATGGAGCTGCAGGCGCTCATCGACAGCCACTTCGAGGCCcgcaagaaggaggaggaggagctggtggcCCTCAAGGAGAGGATC GAGAAGCGCCGGGCCGAGAGAGCGGAGCAGCAGAGGATCCGGGCCGAGAAGGAGCGGGAGCGGCAGAACAGACTGGCG GAGGAGAAGGCccggagggaggaggaggacgcTAAGAGGAGGGCCGAGGAGGacctgaagaagaagaaggcgcTGTCCTCCATGGGCGCCAACTACAGCAGCTACCTGGCCAAG GCCGACCAGAAGAGAGGCAAGAAGCAGACGGCCCGAGAGATgaagaagaagatcctggccgAGAGGCGCAAGCCGCTAAACATCGACCACCTGAGCGACGAGAAGCTGAG ggacaAGGCCAAGGAGCTCTGGGACACCCTGTACCAGCTCGAGACCGACAAGTTCGAGTTTGGGGAGAAGCTGAAACGCCAGAAATACGAC ATCACCAACCTTAGGAGCCGCATCGACCAGGCCCAGAAGCA CAGCAagaaggctggcaccacggccAAGGGCAAGGTCGGCGGGCGCTGGAAGTGA
- the TNNT3 gene encoding troponin T, fast skeletal muscle isoform X12, with the protein MELQALIDSHFEARKKEEEELVALKERIEKRRAERAEQQRIRAEKERERQNRLAEEKARREEEDAKRRAEEDLKKKKALSSMGANYSSYLAKADQKRGKKQTAREMKKKILAERRKPLNIDHLSDEKLRDKAKELWDTLYQLETDKFEFGEKLKRQKYDIMNVRARVEMLAKFSKKAGTTAKGKVGGRWK; encoded by the exons ATGGAGCTGCAGGCGCTCATCGACAGCCACTTCGAGGCCcgcaagaaggaggaggaggagctggtggcCCTCAAGGAGAGGATC GAGAAGCGCCGGGCCGAGAGAGCGGAGCAGCAGAGGATCCGGGCCGAGAAGGAGCGGGAGCGGCAGAACAGACTGGCG GAGGAGAAGGCccggagggaggaggaggacgcTAAGAGGAGGGCCGAGGAGGacctgaagaagaagaaggcgcTGTCCTCCATGGGCGCCAACTACAGCAGCTACCTGGCCAAG GCCGACCAGAAGAGAGGCAAGAAGCAGACGGCCCGAGAGATgaagaagaagatcctggccgAGAGGCGCAAGCCGCTAAACATCGACCACCTGAGCGACGAGAAGCTGAG ggacaAGGCCAAGGAGCTCTGGGACACCCTGTACCAGCTCGAGACCGACAAGTTCGAGTTTGGGGAGAAGCTGAAACGCCAGAAATACGAC ATCATGAATGTCCGGGCCAGGGTGGAGATGCTGGCCAAGTT CAGCAagaaggctggcaccacggccAAGGGCAAGGTCGGCGGGCGCTGGAAGTGA
- the TNNT3 gene encoding troponin T, fast skeletal muscle isoform X2 yields MSDEEVEHVEEQYEEEEEAQEEAPSPAEVHEPAPEVHVPEEVHEEEKPRPKLTAPKIPEGEKVDFDDIQKKRQNKDLMELQALIDSHFEARKKEEEELVALKERIEKRRAERAEQQRIRAEKERERQNRLAEEKARREEEDAKRRAEEDLKKKKALSSMGANYSSYLAKADQKRGKKQTAREMKKKILAERRKPLNIDHLSDEKLRDKAKELWDTLYQLETDKFEFGEKLKRQKYDIMNVRARVEMLAKFSKKAGTTAKGKVGGRWK; encoded by the exons AAGAGGCCCAGGAGGAAG ctcccagccctgcagaagTCCATGAGCCAG CCCCCGAAGTTCATGTACCAG AGGAAGTCCACGAAG AAGAGAAGCCAAGACCCAA ACTCACTGCTCCTAAGATCCCGGAAGGAGAGAAAGTAGACTTCGAT GACATCCAGAAGAAGCGGCAGAACAAGGACCTCATGGAGCTGCAGGCGCTCATCGACAGCCACTTCGAGGCCcgcaagaaggaggaggaggagctggtggcCCTCAAGGAGAGGATC GAGAAGCGCCGGGCCGAGAGAGCGGAGCAGCAGAGGATCCGGGCCGAGAAGGAGCGGGAGCGGCAGAACAGACTGGCG GAGGAGAAGGCccggagggaggaggaggacgcTAAGAGGAGGGCCGAGGAGGacctgaagaagaagaaggcgcTGTCCTCCATGGGCGCCAACTACAGCAGCTACCTGGCCAAG GCCGACCAGAAGAGAGGCAAGAAGCAGACGGCCCGAGAGATgaagaagaagatcctggccgAGAGGCGCAAGCCGCTAAACATCGACCACCTGAGCGACGAGAAGCTGAG ggacaAGGCCAAGGAGCTCTGGGACACCCTGTACCAGCTCGAGACCGACAAGTTCGAGTTTGGGGAGAAGCTGAAACGCCAGAAATACGAC ATCATGAATGTCCGGGCCAGGGTGGAGATGCTGGCCAAGTT CAGCAagaaggctggcaccacggccAAGGGCAAGGTCGGCGGGCGCTGGAAGTGA
- the TNNT3 gene encoding troponin T, fast skeletal muscle isoform X5, whose translation MSDEEVEHVEEQYEEEEEAQEEAPSPAEVHEPEEVHEEEKPRPKLTAPKIPEGEKVDFDDIQKKRQNKDLMELQALIDSHFEARKKEEEELVALKERIEKRRAERAEQQRIRAEKERERQNRLAEEKARREEEDAKRRAEEDLKKKKALSSMGANYSSYLAKADQKRGKKQTAREMKKKILAERRKPLNIDHLSDEKLRDKAKELWDTLYQLETDKFEFGEKLKRQKYDITNLRSRIDQAQKHSKKAGTTAKGKVGGRWK comes from the exons AAGAGGCCCAGGAGGAAG ctcccagccctgcagaagTCCATGAGCCAG AGGAAGTCCACGAAG AAGAGAAGCCAAGACCCAA ACTCACTGCTCCTAAGATCCCGGAAGGAGAGAAAGTAGACTTCGAT GACATCCAGAAGAAGCGGCAGAACAAGGACCTCATGGAGCTGCAGGCGCTCATCGACAGCCACTTCGAGGCCcgcaagaaggaggaggaggagctggtggcCCTCAAGGAGAGGATC GAGAAGCGCCGGGCCGAGAGAGCGGAGCAGCAGAGGATCCGGGCCGAGAAGGAGCGGGAGCGGCAGAACAGACTGGCG GAGGAGAAGGCccggagggaggaggaggacgcTAAGAGGAGGGCCGAGGAGGacctgaagaagaagaaggcgcTGTCCTCCATGGGCGCCAACTACAGCAGCTACCTGGCCAAG GCCGACCAGAAGAGAGGCAAGAAGCAGACGGCCCGAGAGATgaagaagaagatcctggccgAGAGGCGCAAGCCGCTAAACATCGACCACCTGAGCGACGAGAAGCTGAG ggacaAGGCCAAGGAGCTCTGGGACACCCTGTACCAGCTCGAGACCGACAAGTTCGAGTTTGGGGAGAAGCTGAAACGCCAGAAATACGAC ATCACCAACCTTAGGAGCCGCATCGACCAGGCCCAGAAGCA CAGCAagaaggctggcaccacggccAAGGGCAAGGTCGGCGGGCGCTGGAAGTGA
- the MRPL23 gene encoding large ribosomal subunit protein uL23m isoform X1 produces MARNVLYPLYQLGGPQLRIFRTNFFIQLVRPGTAQPEDTVQFRIPMEMTRVDLRNYLQSIYKVPVAAVRTRVQHGSNRKRDHRNVRLKKPDYKVAYVQLAHGQRFTFPDLFPVKEQGPQDGPEDARHHLLQAERQRLSADPRRGGVPGWFSL; encoded by the exons ATGGCGCGGAACGTGCT GTACCCCCTGTACCAGCTGGGGGGCCCCCAGCTCCGCATCTTCCGAACCAACTTCTTCATCCAGCTGGTGCGGCCTGGCACGGCCCAGCCCGAGGACACCGTGCAGTTCCGGATCCCCATGGA GATGACCAGGGTGGACCTCAGGAACTACCTGCAGAGCATCTACAAGGTGCCGGTGGCCGCCGTGCGGACGCGGGTGCAGCACG GCTCCAACAGGAAGAGAGACCACAGGAACGTGCGGCTGAAGAAGCCGGACTACAAGGTGGCCTACGTGCAGCTG GCCCACGGACAGCGCTTCACCTTTCCCGACCTGTTCCCCGTGAAggagcagggcccccaggacGGCCCTGAGGACGCCCGGCACCACCTCCTGCAGGCCGAGCGGCAGCGGCTGAGCGCCGACCCCCGGCGTGGTGGGGTTCCCGGCTGGTTCAGCCTGTGA
- the TNNT3 gene encoding troponin T, fast skeletal muscle isoform X1, giving the protein MSDEEVEHVEEQYEEEEEAQEEAPSPAEVHEPAPEVHVPEEVHEEEKPRPKLTAPKIPEGEKVDFDDIQKKRQNKDLMELQALIDSHFEARKKEEEELVALKERIEKRRAERAEQQRIRAEKERERQNRLAEEKARREEEDAKRRAEEDLKKKKALSSMGANYSSYLAKADQKRGKKQTAREMKKKILAERRKPLNIDHLSDEKLRDKAKELWDTLYQLETDKFEFGEKLKRQKYDITNLRSRIDQAQKHSKKAGTTAKGKVGGRWK; this is encoded by the exons AAGAGGCCCAGGAGGAAG ctcccagccctgcagaagTCCATGAGCCAG CCCCCGAAGTTCATGTACCAG AGGAAGTCCACGAAG AAGAGAAGCCAAGACCCAA ACTCACTGCTCCTAAGATCCCGGAAGGAGAGAAAGTAGACTTCGAT GACATCCAGAAGAAGCGGCAGAACAAGGACCTCATGGAGCTGCAGGCGCTCATCGACAGCCACTTCGAGGCCcgcaagaaggaggaggaggagctggtggcCCTCAAGGAGAGGATC GAGAAGCGCCGGGCCGAGAGAGCGGAGCAGCAGAGGATCCGGGCCGAGAAGGAGCGGGAGCGGCAGAACAGACTGGCG GAGGAGAAGGCccggagggaggaggaggacgcTAAGAGGAGGGCCGAGGAGGacctgaagaagaagaaggcgcTGTCCTCCATGGGCGCCAACTACAGCAGCTACCTGGCCAAG GCCGACCAGAAGAGAGGCAAGAAGCAGACGGCCCGAGAGATgaagaagaagatcctggccgAGAGGCGCAAGCCGCTAAACATCGACCACCTGAGCGACGAGAAGCTGAG ggacaAGGCCAAGGAGCTCTGGGACACCCTGTACCAGCTCGAGACCGACAAGTTCGAGTTTGGGGAGAAGCTGAAACGCCAGAAATACGAC ATCACCAACCTTAGGAGCCGCATCGACCAGGCCCAGAAGCA CAGCAagaaggctggcaccacggccAAGGGCAAGGTCGGCGGGCGCTGGAAGTGA